One Flavobacteriales bacterium genomic window, TTTCTCCATTTCAGAATAGAGATGCGGAATTAAATTCGAGCGGCACCATTCGCCCTGTGCACCGAGTTTGTCGGGCTGGGTCATGAGTAAGGTCATGGTGTATTGGTAATCGGCGCCATTACTCACGTGGGTGTCCACCAAAATATGCGGATCAACCAATTGAAACAACTGCACAAAACTCTGTGCATTACGCGAATCGTTTTTGATGAAATCGCGGTTGAGGTCCAGGTTTCTCGCATTGCCGCGGAAGCCGTATTCTTCGGGACCATTCTGATTGGCTCTGCTGCAACAGTTGCGGTTGAGCATACCGTCGATGTTATAAGCAGGAATAATACAGAGTAAAACATCGTTCGGTAAATTTCCTTTTTTCAATACATCCTTTACCAATTGCAGCGAAGCATCGATGCCATCCGGCTCACCGGGGTGAATGCCATTGTTGATGAGTATTCGAATTTTATCGCGTTTGGCAAGTTGATTTTTCGGGTTTTTCTCAGAGGAAATCAGCACCAGATGTAAAGGAATGCCCGCATCGGTTAAACCCATCTCCAGGATGTCCACCAAATCCGATTGTCGGTCGATGCTTTGCCAGGCGGAAATGACTTCCGGATAGCTGAGAGTTTGATTCTTTTCGTAGCGTAATTCCTGTGCAAAACTGTTGATGGAACTGCAAAGCGCCAGAATGAAAACAGCGATTTGTGTATTATTTTTTTTAAACATAATTCTGTCGTTGGCACAAAATACCTAATTTTTCAGAAAAATATTCCGAATGAGTCAGGAAAAAGAACAATCGTTTGTAGTGAAATACAAAAAAGAATTGCTGATCGGTTTAATCGCCGTTTTAATGTTGACGTTCATCGTACGCAATTCGCACCAGGTGGATTTTTACCTTGTGTTTTTTAAAGTGAAAATTTCGGTCATCTTCCTCATTGCCTTGTTTTATGCATTGGGAATGATCACCGTTTGGTTGCGATTCCATTTCCTGAATAAGGACAAAGACAAAAAATTCAAACAAATGGAGGAGCGTTTGAAAGAACTCGAAAAACAATTGCCTCCTACACCTCCTTCCATGTAACATGAAGGTTACTTTTTTAGGTACAGGAACATCACAAGGCATCCCCGTCATCGCCTGCGATTGCGAGGTTTGCACATCGGCCGATCCGAAAGATAATCGCCTGCGCACTTCAGTGATGATTGAAGCACAGGAGAAGGTCATCGTGATTGATACCGGACCCGATTTTCGTCAGCAAATGTTGCGTCACCAGGTAAAACACCTCGATGCGGTGTTGTTTACGCATGAACACAAAGATCATGTGGCCGGACTCGACGATGTGCGTGCATTTAATTTCCGTCAGAAAAGTAAAATTGATATTTACGGAACCGTAGAAGTACACAATGCCTTAAAGCGTGAGTTCCATTATGCCTTCAGCGATTTTAAATATCCCGGAGTGCCGGAATTGAATTTGGTGGAGATTGAAAACAAACCGTTTTCCATTCAGGGAATTGAAATTGATCCCGTTCGTGTAATGCATTACAAAATGCCGGTATTTGGATTTCGCATTGGTAATTTTTCTTACATCACCGATGCAAAAACCATTTCTGCCGGTGAAATGAATAAATTAAAAGGAACCGAAATTTTAGTCCTCAATGCCCTGCGCCGCGAAGATCATATTTCGCATTTTACCCTGGCCGAAGCACTGGAAGTGATTCAGAAAATTAATCCCGTTCGCGCTTATCTCACGCATCTCTCTCATCTCATGGGTAAGCATGAAGTGGTTCGCGAAGAATTGCCGCCCAATGTAGATCTTGCTTATGATGGATTGGTACTCGAAATTTAAGTTCGTGCTTGTTCTGTTTCTCTTTTTGGGAAACAACGAACTCTTGGCGCAGAGCGATTCCATTCGCGTCGTAGTGAATGATTCCACTTCTTTCTGGCATCCGATTGTATGGGTAAAAAAAGACACCATCAATGGCGAATGCAGAGCCGTTTATAAAAGTGATATGCGGACTCCTGCCCGAATAGTAAATTATAAAAACGGATTGCGGAATGGTGTTTCCAAATCTTTTTTTCCAACGGGCCGGCTCATGGAAAAACAGGTGTACAAAAACGGACAGAAAAATGGGGCTTATGTAAAAATGGCTTTCGACGGACAAGTATTAATTAGTGGTTCCTACACCAATGGAAAAAAATCCGGCGTGTGGAACGATAAGTTATTGGGACTTACCGGTCGTTTCGATAAAAACGGATTAAAGCAAGGTGTTTGGAAATACATGGTGAACGATTTTGTAGTGCGCGAATATGTTTTTCGCGATGGAGAATTGCAATCCGGATTTAAAAGTGATCCTCCTGATTTTTTACTGAAGTACTGATCAGAAATTAAGCATGGCCACCACCACGCCTCCTAAAATGGAAAGGAATTTGATCAGGTTGAAACGGTGATTTTCGGAAGATTCAAATAGAATGGTGGTAGAAATATGCATGAACATTCCCACCACAATCGCTAAAATGATATCGAAAAATCCTGCGAGATTCGAACTTAAGTCGGCACCGAAAATGTGACCGAGAAATGTCCCCAGCGGACCCATCAATGCAAATATCGCCAGCCAGAAAAAAGCATTTTGTCGCGATAATCCACTTTTTAAAAACATACTCATCAGCGCAATGGAAACCGGAATGTTGTGGAATACTACACCCATTAAAAGCGAGTGATTTCCGTGTCCGTGCGCAATGGCATGATGTTCGGCATGAATTTCACGTTCGAGTGGAATTCCTTCTACAAAGGCATGCAGGCACAATGAAATCATCACTACAATCGGAAAACGTTCTTTGTGGTGATCGTGGATGTGTACATGTCCGTGCTCAATTCCTTCACTGAAAAATTCGAGCAGGAGCTGGAATAAAAATCCGAGTAAAATAAAAATCCCGATGTTTTTTGGTCCGTGTTCATACACTTCCGGTATCAGGTGCAAAAAGGAAACACCCAATAAAAATGCGCCGGAAAAGGCAAGCATCAGTTTCAGCGTGCGCTCTCCGGTGGGATTCATAAACAACACCGCTGTTCCTCCGGCGAGTACCGAAGCAATGAGGGATAGGTATACAACGAGATCTTCCAAATCAGTATTTACGGGCAATGAGAATGATGCGGTCGGACCGGTCTTTGTTGTAAGGCCCGAACGAATAGTCGCCAAAAGTACCAATTATTTGCAATCCTGTTGCATTTACCATGTCGGAAAGTTCATTTAATTCGAACAATCGTACTTTTTCGGTATAGCAATGTTGTTCGTCGTCGTGAAGAAAGCGGACGTTTTTAACGACAAATCCGTTTTCAATTTTTTTGTTCACCACAAAGCTGATGCCTTCAATTTCGTAATCCTGCGTTTCCTGCATGTGGCGCCGTACCTGGGTGGGATTGAGAAAATCGATCACGAGGTGACCATTCTCTTTTAAGGCATCGGCCATATTCCGGATGCACCGATAATCATCGGCGGGGTCGTCGAAATAACCGAGACTGGTAAATAAATTTAAAACGGCATCGAAATTTTTTTCGGGAAAGGGCTGCAGCATATCGTGCACCAGAAAGTGCAGTTTTTCATCTTCGAACTGTTTAGCGAATTCAATGCTGTTAACCGATAGATCGGCGCCGGTTACATTCAATCCCATTTTCGATAGAAACACCGAATGCCGGCCTCTGCCACATGGAAGGTCCAGCACGCGCATATCAGGACGCAAACCGATTTGTCCGGCTAAGCGGATCATAAATGATTCGGCCTCCTTTTCATCGCGGTGGCGGTAAAGGATGTGATAATAATCGCTATTGAACCAATCCTTATACCACATAATTGTATGTCATTTTTTTCATCACCCGTGCATGGTTTCTTTTTTGCCGTAGCGGGCAATTACTTCTGCTTCGTATTCGAGGAATTCTTTCCAGCGTTTATCTACATCTACCTTTTTTGCGTATTTGCGTGCAAAGCCGATAAAGGTGGTGTAATGTCCCGCCTCCGAGGCCATGAGTGAATGATAAAATTCGCGAAGGTCGGCGTCGTTCACTTTTTCGCTCAGCATTTTAAATCGTTCACAGCTACGTGCTTCAATCATGGCGGCAAATAATAAGCGTTCCACCAATTGCTCTTCACGCGTGCCTCCTTTTTTCAGGAACTGCCTTAATTCATTCACATAATCATCCTTGCGTTCGGGACCCAGCTTAAATCCGCGTTCTTTAATTTTGGCAAGGACCAGATTAAAATGTTCCATTTCTTCCACTGCAATTTTCCCGAGTTCATCCACCATCTCCGATAATTCAGAATGCACCACAATCAGACTAATGGCATTCGAAGCAGCTTTTTGCTCGCACCATGCGTGATCGGTGAGTATTTCCGAAATATTACTTTCCACCAGTTTAACCCAGCGGGGATCGGTTGGTAGTTTTAATCCGAGCATTGTGGATGAATTTGGCTGCAAAAATAAGGCTTATCCTTCATATTCGGTACAGACTTTGTATATCCTGAAAATGAGAGCCTGAATGCCTTTATCAACATTTGTTGAAAAAACAAGGTTTGTGATTGCGTGTTCAGGTCGTATTTTTAGTTCCCAACCAAATAAAACCAGCATTACGTGAAGAAAATTCTACTAACGCTGCTGGGCGCAGGATGTATGGTCCTGTCCTATGCACAGCCTGACATGCTCACTGAGAAGGAGCGTCAGTACAAAGATTCCATCGATGCCCTTAATGCCGCATCGGCTATGACGGCCGAATTCCAAACGGCTTACAATGAAGGGAACAGTCAGTTCGCTGCCCGCAACTACAGCGCGGCCATCGCATCCTACACCAAAGCTTTGGGTATTTCCAACACCTTTAAAGAGGCCTGGTTCAATAAAGGCGTGGCCGAAATTGAAGCGAAAAAATACAAGGAGGCAGTAGAAAGTTTTACCAGCTTAATTAAGTTGGATGAGCAAAACGGAAAAGCATTTTTTCAACGCGCCCGTGCCCATCAGCTCAACAACGATTTAAAAAATGCGGAGCTGGATTTATTAACGGCAGGACGATTAAGTCCGAAAAACGAAAAGGTTCCCTACAACCTCGGTACCGTTTACTTCCAAATGAAAGATTACAACAAAGCCCTGGAACAATTCGGTAAAGCCGTGAGCCTGAAACCCGATTTCGCTTATGCGTATAACGACCGCGGTTCTTGTTACCGCATGCTG contains:
- a CDS encoding LapA family protein — protein: MSQEKEQSFVVKYKKELLIGLIAVLMLTFIVRNSHQVDFYLVFFKVKISVIFLIALFYALGMITVWLRFHFLNKDKDKKFKQMEERLKELEKQLPPTPPSM
- a CDS encoding ZIP family metal transporter yields the protein MNPTGERTLKLMLAFSGAFLLGVSFLHLIPEVYEHGPKNIGIFILLGFLFQLLLEFFSEGIEHGHVHIHDHHKERFPIVVMISLCLHAFVEGIPLEREIHAEHHAIAHGHGNHSLLMGVVFHNIPVSIALMSMFLKSGLSRQNAFFWLAIFALMGPLGTFLGHIFGADLSSNLAGFFDIILAIVVGMFMHISTTILFESSENHRFNLIKFLSILGGVVVAMLNF
- a CDS encoding class I SAM-dependent methyltransferase is translated as MWYKDWFNSDYYHILYRHRDEKEAESFMIRLAGQIGLRPDMRVLDLPCGRGRHSVFLSKMGLNVTGADLSVNSIEFAKQFEDEKLHFLVHDMLQPFPEKNFDAVLNLFTSLGYFDDPADDYRCIRNMADALKENGHLVIDFLNPTQVRRHMQETQDYEIEGISFVVNKKIENGFVVKNVRFLHDDEQHCYTEKVRLFELNELSDMVNATGLQIIGTFGDYSFGPYNKDRSDRIILIARKY
- a CDS encoding tetratricopeptide repeat protein; translated protein: MKKILLTLLGAGCMVLSYAQPDMLTEKERQYKDSIDALNAASAMTAEFQTAYNEGNSQFAARNYSAAIASYTKALGISNTFKEAWFNKGVAEIEAKKYKEAVESFTSLIKLDEQNGKAFFQRARAHQLNNDLKNAELDLLTAGRLSPKNEKVPYNLGTVYFQMKDYNKALEQFGKAVSLKPDFAYAYNDRGSCYRMLEKYPEAVKEYDLAAKYNPNLAFVLNNLGTAKKKMKDYAGALAAYNRALSIDPKFFLAYLNRGALNFEQGKYDEAITDFNKCIEANPNYAPAYNNRGSAKMKKEDYRGALADFDKAISLDATYASAYVNRGTAKEMNRDASGACADWKKARELGADLGKKYYVNDCNE
- a CDS encoding tRNA-(ms[2]io[6]A)-hydroxylase; the protein is MLGLKLPTDPRWVKLVESNISEILTDHAWCEQKAASNAISLIVVHSELSEMVDELGKIAVEEMEHFNLVLAKIKERGFKLGPERKDDYVNELRQFLKKGGTREEQLVERLLFAAMIEARSCERFKMLSEKVNDADLREFYHSLMASEAGHYTTFIGFARKYAKKVDVDKRWKEFLEYEAEVIARYGKKETMHG
- a CDS encoding MBL fold metallo-hydrolase gives rise to the protein MKVTFLGTGTSQGIPVIACDCEVCTSADPKDNRLRTSVMIEAQEKVIVIDTGPDFRQQMLRHQVKHLDAVLFTHEHKDHVAGLDDVRAFNFRQKSKIDIYGTVEVHNALKREFHYAFSDFKYPGVPELNLVEIENKPFSIQGIEIDPVRVMHYKMPVFGFRIGNFSYITDAKTISAGEMNKLKGTEILVLNALRREDHISHFTLAEALEVIQKINPVRAYLTHLSHLMGKHEVVREELPPNVDLAYDGLVLEI